In one Candidatus Nitronereus thalassa genomic region, the following are encoded:
- a CDS encoding glycosyltransferase family 9 protein: MRINPKRILIIKPSSLGDIIHALPTLVALRTRFPEAWITWMVKEEWAEILEDNPYLNEVLAVNFSLSRGWSLLQAVRERRFDLVIDLQGLFRSGCIARLSGAPVVVGFAQGREGSPWWYTHRVELPIPKGESWRLWNMHAVDRNLEVAKFLGAECMVREFWLPSRDEDREVVDRWFRASGIVGTDRLIAMAPVTRQAIKNWPLERFIQVAHALIKISHVKIVLIGTEDSEVSRSFEGVIGSGLVNLMGKTRVRQLSVLFDRVQLVIANDSAPLHIAVARGTPIVTVFGPTNPEATGPYGRHQGPYLLTSPISCRPCGQRTCRNDRQLECLTSISVSQVVSQAERLLVSGH; the protein is encoded by the coding sequence GTGCGAATAAATCCCAAACGAATTCTTATTATTAAGCCCAGTTCCTTGGGGGATATCATTCATGCTCTTCCCACGTTAGTGGCCTTACGGACACGGTTTCCTGAGGCATGGATTACATGGATGGTCAAGGAGGAATGGGCAGAGATACTAGAAGACAATCCTTATCTCAACGAAGTGTTGGCGGTGAATTTTTCTTTGAGTCGAGGATGGAGTTTGCTGCAGGCGGTGAGGGAACGGCGTTTTGATCTGGTCATTGATTTACAGGGGCTATTTCGTTCCGGGTGTATTGCAAGACTCTCAGGCGCGCCCGTGGTGGTGGGGTTTGCACAAGGCCGGGAAGGGAGTCCTTGGTGGTATACGCATCGTGTGGAGTTGCCTATTCCCAAGGGAGAGTCTTGGCGCTTGTGGAATATGCATGCCGTGGATCGTAATCTTGAAGTCGCAAAATTCTTGGGCGCCGAATGCATGGTCCGAGAATTTTGGTTGCCAAGTCGTGATGAAGATCGGGAAGTCGTGGATAGATGGTTTCGTGCGAGTGGTATTGTAGGCACGGATCGGTTGATTGCCATGGCTCCGGTCACTCGTCAAGCTATAAAAAATTGGCCTTTGGAACGATTCATCCAAGTGGCCCATGCCTTAATAAAAATTTCCCATGTGAAAATTGTTCTTATTGGAACGGAAGATTCAGAAGTGAGTCGGTCGTTTGAGGGAGTGATTGGGTCTGGACTGGTAAATTTGATGGGAAAGACTCGCGTTCGCCAGCTCAGTGTTCTTTTTGATAGAGTGCAGCTCGTTATCGCAAATGATTCGGCGCCATTGCATATTGCCGTGGCACGGGGAACGCCGATTGTGACGGTATTTGGGCCGACAAACCCCGAAGCCACGGGACCCTATGGGAGGCACCAGGGACCGTATCTGTTGACCTCGCCTATTTCTTGTCGTCCCTGTGGACAGCGAACGTGTCGAAATGATCGCCAACTTGAGTGCTTGACGTCCATTTCTGTTTCCCAGGTTGTGTCGCAGGCCGAACGTCTGTTGGTTTCGGGTCATTGA